The proteins below come from a single Thermopolyspora flexuosa genomic window:
- a CDS encoding S1C family serine protease yields MRTHRLIPAGALALALLAGCGAAGSGAGTPGTASSPASAATPTETAATGTAPAPEAAAALEQAYVEVINRVLPSIVQINTRDGLGSGVVYDGSGHIVTNAHVVGNATSFEVTLPTGGAPRRARLVSSFPMGDLAVIKVDDASGLSPATFGDSSRLRVGQIVLAMGNPLGFSGTVTDGIISALGRTITEPQGRGSPGATITDAIQTSAAINPGNSGGALVNLSGEVIGIPTLVATDPQTGGGTAQGLGFAIPSNTAKDVADQIITQGEVTNTRRAALGVRVQTVVGRDGTPAGVGVFEVIPGEAAAKAGIRTGDVITAIDGAPTRNIQELSEVLAGHRPGDRVRVDLRRADGSTTAVTVTLGELKQD; encoded by the coding sequence ATGAGGACCCATAGGCTCATCCCCGCCGGTGCGCTCGCCCTCGCGCTGCTCGCCGGGTGCGGCGCGGCGGGCTCGGGCGCAGGCACGCCGGGCACCGCATCGTCCCCCGCGTCCGCGGCCACCCCCACCGAGACCGCGGCCACCGGCACCGCACCGGCCCCCGAGGCCGCGGCCGCGCTGGAGCAGGCCTATGTCGAGGTCATCAACCGCGTGCTGCCGTCGATCGTGCAGATCAACACCAGGGACGGCCTCGGCTCGGGGGTCGTGTACGACGGCTCGGGCCACATCGTGACCAACGCCCACGTGGTGGGCAACGCGACGAGCTTCGAGGTGACGCTCCCCACCGGCGGCGCGCCGCGCCGCGCCCGGCTGGTGTCGTCCTTCCCCATGGGCGACCTCGCCGTGATCAAGGTGGACGACGCCTCCGGCCTGTCCCCCGCGACGTTCGGCGACTCCAGCAGGCTGCGGGTCGGCCAGATCGTGCTCGCGATGGGCAACCCGCTCGGCTTCTCCGGGACCGTGACCGACGGGATCATCTCCGCGCTGGGCCGTACGATCACCGAGCCGCAGGGGCGCGGCTCCCCCGGCGCCACGATCACCGACGCGATCCAGACCTCGGCCGCGATCAACCCCGGCAACAGCGGCGGCGCCCTGGTCAACCTCTCCGGCGAGGTGATCGGCATCCCCACCCTGGTGGCGACCGACCCCCAGACCGGCGGCGGCACCGCGCAGGGCCTGGGCTTCGCCATCCCCAGCAACACCGCCAAGGACGTCGCCGACCAGATCATCACCCAGGGCGAGGTGACGAACACCCGCCGGGCCGCCCTCGGCGTCCGGGTGCAGACCGTGGTCGGCCGCGACGGCACCCCGGCCGGGGTGGGCGTCTTCGAGGTGATCCCCGGCGAGGCCGCGGCGAAGGCCGGGATCCGGACCGGGGACGTGATCACCGCGATCGACGGCGCCCCCACCCGCAACATCCAGGAGCTGTCCGAGGTGCTCGCCGGGCACAGGCCCGGGGACCGGGTGCGGGTGGACCTGCG